DNA sequence from the Caminibacter pacificus genome:
TTGGAATATGGATATTCAAAAAAGCTATCTTTTGGGGTTTTTCGTTTTTTTGGGGTATATTACTCATCTCGTTTTGGATGAAATATATAGTGTTGATTTGACAGGTAGAAAAATAAAAAAATCCTTCGGGAGTGCTTTAAAGTTTTGTTCAACCGATAAAACCACCAATCTTATTTTTATAAGTACGCTTTTGATTATGTTTTTGTTTTTGCCTCAAAAAGAGATGTTATTTTCGATAATTAAAGGATTGATTCATGTTTAGTGTTTTTAATTTGGTTATTCATTTTTTGACTACTATGTTTATAGGGTACTATCTAATTACCGTACTTCAATGGTACAACTACAAGGTAAATAGAATAATTTTTCATTTTCACAACTACAGATGGCATGTTTTTTACCTCATAATTCCTATAATTACGTATATTTTCGCTTATAAGTTTTTCTGGATATATTTTATTTTCGGCTATATTCCGGCGTTTTTCTTTTGGCTTCGAAAAGTCAAAAAACCTCTTAACGTTACGGGAAGAGTTAAAAGATTTTTTCTGATTTTGGGATTTACGGAAACGTTTAATCTGGTATTGATGAATAAATTCGATAATAATCCGGGGCTTTCTTTAATAGTTGTTTTATCGATTGCCGTTATATTATCCGAGCTTGTTGAAGCGTATATGTTTTATAAGTTTAAGAAAAAAGCAAAAGAAAAACTTGAAAAAATCAATCCTAAAATTATCACGATTACGGGAAGTTACGGCAAAACTTCAATTAAAAACTTCACCTATCAACTTTTAGAAGAAAAATTCAAAGTCTATAAAACTCCAAGAAGTGTAAATACTCTAAAGGGAATTGTTCTTGATATTAATACCAAGCTACCCGAAAACACCGAAATATACGTAACTGAAGCCGGTGCGAGAGAAAGAGGGGATATCAGGGAGATTGTAAAATTTTTAGAAAATCATTATGCGATATTGGGCAAAATCGGACCGCAGCATATAGAGTATTTCAAAACTATCGAAAATATCGAAAAAACGAAATTGGAAGTTTTCGATTCTCCGCGTTTGATAAAAGGGTTTTCATACGAGCTTCCTTATAATGAAAAAGTGGAAATTATAAAAAGCAAAATAAAAAACGTAAACGCAACACTCGAAAAAACAGAGTGGGATTTGGAGATTGAAAACAAAGATTATCATTTCGAAACGAAAATTTTGGGCGGTTTTAACGCTATAAATATTTCATTGGCGATTTATCAAGCGTATGAGTTTATAAAAGATATCTCTTATCTACAATCAAAAGTCGCAAAACTCGAACCTATTCCTCACAGACTTCAAAAAATTCAAGCCGGCGGAAAAGTTATAATAGACGACAGTTTTAACGGAAATATCGAAGGAATGATAGAAAGCTTCAAACTTATAAGAACGTATCCAGGTAGAAAAATTATCGTAACTCCGGGACTTGTGGAAGCTAATGAAGAGATGAATAAAAAAATAGCGAAAGAGATAAATAAAACGTTTGATTTGGCAATTATTACGGGAAATATAAATAAAAAAACGCTTTGTAATAATATAACGATTGAAAAAGTTTCTCTAAAAGACAAAGCAAGACTTGAAAAAGTACTTGCCGAGCTTACGGGACCCGGGGATTTGATAATTTTCAGCAACGACGCACCAGATTATTTATAGGAGGGAAAATGGATATTATCAATTACTTAAACGACCATTTGGATTTGACGATTTTAGCGGCTATCGTGATTGCTTTTGTTTTGTCGCTAATACCAAAAATCGATTATCCTATTGAAAAACTTACCAATTTTTTTATGATAATTTCGGTTATCGCTCTTATTTCTTTGACTCTTCTTGTAAGTTATGACGTAATAGCAAGAAAGCTCTTTCACGGAGGAAGTATCGCTCTTCAAGAACTTGAGTGGCATTTGTTCGACATCGTATTTTTATTTGCTATTGCTTATACGCTTAGCAAGGATAAACACGTAAGAGTTGATATTTTTTATGACAAATTTCCTTTCAAACTCAAAAAAACGATTAATTTAATTACGATTTTGTTTTTTGTTATACCTCTTAGCGTATTGATTATAGTTGAAGCGATTCCTTTTGTTCAGATGAGCTACGCTCAGCACGAATCAAGCGGCGACCCTGGAGGGCTTTGTTGTAGGTGGATTATTAAAAGTGCGATGATTTGGGCGTTTGCGGTTGTTTATTTGCAATCAATCGCAGAACTTAGAAAAATCTATTATCAACTAAAACATCATAAAGGCGAATAATGACGGGGATAATTTTATTTGTAGTTGCTTTTATACTTTTAATGCTCGGAATTCCGGTTGCTTTTGCATTTGGTGCGAGCGCTATTTTTGCGGCACTGCTTGACCCGAACTTGGGGCTTGAGGTTTTCGGACTTTTGCCGTATAGAATTTACGGAATTATGCAAAACTTTACTTTAATGGCGGTCCCTCTTTTTATTTTTATGGGATTTATTCTTGAAAAAAGTAAAATAGCCGAAAATATGCTCGAAGCGATAGGAAAACTTTTCGGACCGGTTAGAGGAGGGCTTGCTATCGCTATTGTTATAGTTGGTGCGATTTTGGCCGCATCTACTGGGATAGTGGGTGCGAGTGTCGTTATGATGACGATAATTTCTTTGCCTGTAATGCTAAAATACGGATATTCTCCTCGTTTGGCAAGCGGTGTAATTGCGGCAAGCGGTACGTTAGGACAGCTTATTCCTCCGAGTATCGTGCTTATTATTCTTGGTGCGGTTATGCAAATAAGCGTTGGGGATTTATTTAAAGCCGCTATAATTCCGGGATTAATCATAGTAGGGCTTTATATTATTTATATCTTGGTGATTGCATTTATAAAACCCGAAGTCGCTCCGGCGATAAAAACTGACGAGCCTTATTCTCAAATCCTTCTTCAAGCTCTAAAAAGCTTGGTTGCGCCTTTTATTTTGATCGCTTTGGTTTTAGGTAGTATTTTTGCAGGATTTGCGACTCCTACCGAATCTGCGGCGATAGGTGCGCTCGGTGCTATAATCCTTACGTTTTTTTACGGAACGTTTAATTTGGAGCTTTTAAGATACGCAAGTGTCGAAACCGTAAAAATCACCGCTATGATTTTTATGATTTTAATAGGAGCTACAGCATTTTCTTTGGTATTTAACGAAAGCGGGGCGGGGGATATCGTAACGGAATTCTTTACCGACTCTATTTCGAATCAATATATTTTTATTGCAATTACGATGATTTTGATTTTTATTTTGGGATTCTTTATCGATTTTATTGAAATTACTTTTATCGTTATTCCTATTTTATTGCCTATCGTAGAAGAATTTAATATCGACCCGTTATGGTTTGCGCTATTAATCGCTATAAACTTACAAACTTCGTTTTTAACTCCGCCTTTTGGTTTTAGTCTCTTTTATTTAAAAGGAGCGGCCGGAGATATGATAAAAACAAGCGACCTTTATAAAGGAATAATTCCGTTTATTATCATTCAATTAATAGCGCTTCTTATAGTGCTATTCGAGCCTAAACTCGTATATTTATTGGTAAAATGAGTATTTATATCGGAACTTCGGGATTTATTTATAAAAATTGGGTAGGGGAGTTTTATCCTCCCGATTTGCCTAAGAGTAAATATTTCGATTATTACGCGACCTATTTTAACTCTTTGGAATTAAACTCCACCTTTTACAAAATCCCAAAACCCACAACCTTTAAAAGCTGGAAATACAAAATAAGAAAACTAAACGACTTCAAATTATCAATCAAAGCGAATAGATACATAACTCACACGAAAAAACTCTTGCCAACTCAAAAACTAAACGAGTTTGTCGAGCTTGTTAAGATTTTAGAAGATAATCTTGGTGCCCTTTTGTTTCAATTGCCGCCGTCATTGAAGTTTGATGATGAGAGATTGGAAAACTTTTGTATAAGCCTTGATAAAGATATAAGGTATGCAATAGAATTCAGAAACAAAACCTGGTATAACGACAAAACTTATGAAATATTAAAGCGTTATAACGTTGCTCTTGTGTGGCATGATTTTAATCAAGATATCGTATTTGAAAAAACGGCCGATTTCGAATATGTTAGATTGCATGGTTCAAATTCGAAATATAGTGGCTCGTATGATGATGAGTTTTTAAACTCTTTAGCTCAAAAACTAACTTACGCATTCGTTTATTTTAACAATACGGATGATAATAGCGCTTTTAAAGACGCATTAAGACTAAAAAAGCTTTTAGGGGAGAAATAAATATTTTTTAGAGAATATACATTATGTTAACTAAATACTAAAAAAAGGATTTTTAATGATAAATGAATTCTTAAACTTTTGGTATCAATGGAAAACTTATATATATATTGGGATGTTTCTTTATGGTATGGTAAGTATTTATACTTTAATTACGGAAAAGTCATTCAAAATTGCGATATTGTTTGCAACGGTAGGTTTCTTTTTTGGTTGGATTTTAAATTTATTTTTGTTGTATGAAGAATATCATTATTTAGATAAATATTTGCATGGACTATATTTTGTTATTGCAATGATTATTTTTTATATATTTGTTTTAATAACACTATTTTTAAGTGTTTTAAGTATCATTTTTCATTTAGTTACTGTTCTGATTTTTTTATTATTTCATAAAGTATTTGGTTATGATATATTAATTTCTATGATATTTACACTTGGTACATATCTGATTATATATTTCATTTTATATATATTTTTCGGACCTTATAGTGAAAATGATGTGGAAATATGGATAATAAAAAGAAATAGATAATTTAAAGAAGTATCAAAAAAAGCCCGTCAGGGCTTTTGAGCGGTGGCTATTGAGCTTGTTGCATAAGTTGTTGCATTTGTCTGTAAGTTTGTTGCATTCTTTGCATTAATCTTTCCATTTTTCTAACTCTTTGCATTTGTGCTTTTGTTTGGGCGGTTTGTTTCATCATTTGGATTCTTTGTTGCATTTTTTTCATGTCTTGTTTTAATTGTTGCATTTGTTTTTGTGCTTGCATCATTTGTTTTTGTTGCATTTTAGTTTGCATACGTTTTTGCATTCTGTTTTGGGCTCTATTTTGCATTTTATTTTGCTTTTGTTCCATTTTTTGCATGCCTTTATAACCTGCAGGCATTCCTCCGGTTATTGCACTTGGTGATAAAGTGTTTCCAGCAGCTCCCATGCTTCCCATTGCTCCACTCATTCCGCTCATTCCACCGGCGTCAGCACCGCCCATACCTCCTCCGCCGGCTCCACCGCCAGCTCCTCCGCCACCGCCCATAGCGAATGCTACAGAGCTTGCAAGAAGAACTGAACCGATTAGTTTTACTATTTTTTTCATTTTTACCTCCTTAGGTTTTTCTTATATTAATTATATATTAAATATGTTAACGAAGTGTAAACTTAAACTCAATTAAAAAAAATTATTAAAAAGAAAAAAGGAAAAAGGAGAAAGAGATGGGCGATAATCTAAGGGGGTTGTGATAAAGTCGCCTTCTTCTCGGTTGCAATCCAGGGATTGCAGACAAATTTTATCTTTTAAAAGTTAACAAAAGGTTAACGAGACTATTTCTTTACTAATTTATTAATTAAATATTAAAACAATTTGTTTAATAAATCTTTGTTTTCTTCAAGGTATTTATCGATTAATTTTCTAAGCTCTTTGCTTGAATCCGAATGTTTTATTTTTGCTATTTTTTTAAAAGCTTCCCATTTGCTTTTTTCGATTTTAAAATTTGCGTTTTTCATCTCAGTCATTTTTATCCTTCAAGTAAACTTATTAGATTTTTATGAATTTTCATATTTGATGCTACTATGCATCTATCTTCGAAAATATTATAACTCTCTCCGAAATTGTTACTAACCTCCCCTCCCGCTTCTTGTACTATTATTTTTCCGGCCGCTACATCCCAAGGTTTTAGGTTTATTTCATAAAAACCTTCGTATCTTCCGCATGCCACATAGCACAAATCAAGTGCGGCACTTCCGAGCCTTCTTATATCTTGACATCTCGGAAGGACTTTATTTAGTTTTGATATGACCCATTTCAAATCGGCTTCGTTTTCGGCACTTGAATAGGGAAATCCTGTTGCGATAAGCGCTCTTTGGAAACATTCGTTTTTTGAGACTTCTATTTTTTTACCGTTTAGATAAGCGCCCTCCCCTTTTTTCGCGTAAAAAAGTTCGTTTAATATAGGATTGTAAACTATACCGAAAACTTCTCTGTTGTTTTCGTAATATGCCACGGAAATAGCGCAGTGAAGTACTTGATGAGCGTAATTGGTAGTCCCGTCTATCGGGTCGATGATGAACGTTTTGTGGATTTTTTCGTTGTAGATGGATTCTTCGGCTATGAAATTAGTGTTGAAGGGTTTTAGTTTTTCTTTTAAAAACTCTTCGACTTTGATGTCATATTCGGTAACGAGGTCTTTTTTTCCTTTTAGGACTATCTCTTTGTCTTTATAATAGCCCTCTTTAAAAATCTCTCCGGCTTCTTTTACGATTTGTATTGTTTTTTCAAACATGGCAATTCCTCCAAGAAAATTATGGAGGAATTATACATTATATCCGAGCTCTCTTGCTACTTTTTTGATATTTTCAAGTCTTTTAGGTATTGGTGGGTGTGAGCTGAATAGTTCGCTGAAAAATCCCACTATTCCGAACGCTTTCATCTCTTGCGGAAGAGCTACTTGGTCTTTTGGAATTTGTCCGAGTTTCGCGAGAGCATAATAAATTCCGTAAGGTCCGTCGATTTTTACGGCACCTGCGTCGGCTTTGTATTCTCTGTATCTGCTAAACCACATAGCAATCATAGAAGCAAAAACGCTTAATAATAACTCAAGTGCGAAACTTATCGCCATATATGCAAAAGGATTCGGATTTCCGTTGTCGTCTTTCGGTGCTAAAATATTTGCGATTATTCTTGATACGAAAAATACGAGCGAGTTCAAAACACCTTGAACGAGTGTCATAGTAATCATATCGCCGTTTTTGATATGATTGATTTCGTGTGCGAGGACACCTTCTATCTCTTTTGTGTCCATTAAATCAAATAGTGAAGTAGATACCGCAACTAACGAATTGCTTTTGCTCGGCCCCGTTGCAAATGCATTCGGAGGCCCGTCGAAAATTCCTACTTCGGGTCTTGGTATTCCGGCTGCGTCTGCGAGTTTGTGGGTAGTCTCCACAAGCCATCTTTCCGCTTCGCTTTGAGGAGTTTCGATAACTCTAACTCCCATTGACTTAATAGCC
Encoded proteins:
- a CDS encoding Mur ligase family protein translates to MFSVFNLVIHFLTTMFIGYYLITVLQWYNYKVNRIIFHFHNYRWHVFYLIIPIITYIFAYKFFWIYFIFGYIPAFFFWLRKVKKPLNVTGRVKRFFLILGFTETFNLVLMNKFDNNPGLSLIVVLSIAVILSELVEAYMFYKFKKKAKEKLEKINPKIITITGSYGKTSIKNFTYQLLEEKFKVYKTPRSVNTLKGIVLDINTKLPENTEIYVTEAGARERGDIREIVKFLENHYAILGKIGPQHIEYFKTIENIEKTKLEVFDSPRLIKGFSYELPYNEKVEIIKSKIKNVNATLEKTEWDLEIENKDYHFETKILGGFNAINISLAIYQAYEFIKDISYLQSKVAKLEPIPHRLQKIQAGGKVIIDDSFNGNIEGMIESFKLIRTYPGRKIIVTPGLVEANEEMNKKIAKEINKTFDLAIITGNINKKTLCNNITIEKVSLKDKARLEKVLAELTGPGDLIIFSNDAPDYL
- a CDS encoding TRAP transporter small permease subunit, encoding MDIINYLNDHLDLTILAAIVIAFVLSLIPKIDYPIEKLTNFFMIISVIALISLTLLVSYDVIARKLFHGGSIALQELEWHLFDIVFLFAIAYTLSKDKHVRVDIFYDKFPFKLKKTINLITILFFVIPLSVLIIVEAIPFVQMSYAQHESSGDPGGLCCRWIIKSAMIWAFAVVYLQSIAELRKIYYQLKHHKGE
- a CDS encoding TRAP transporter large permease, whose product is MTGIILFVVAFILLMLGIPVAFAFGASAIFAALLDPNLGLEVFGLLPYRIYGIMQNFTLMAVPLFIFMGFILEKSKIAENMLEAIGKLFGPVRGGLAIAIVIVGAILAASTGIVGASVVMMTIISLPVMLKYGYSPRLASGVIAASGTLGQLIPPSIVLIILGAVMQISVGDLFKAAIIPGLIIVGLYIIYILVIAFIKPEVAPAIKTDEPYSQILLQALKSLVAPFILIALVLGSIFAGFATPTESAAIGALGAIILTFFYGTFNLELLRYASVETVKITAMIFMILIGATAFSLVFNESGAGDIVTEFFTDSISNQYIFIAITMILIFILGFFIDFIEITFIVIPILLPIVEEFNIDPLWFALLIAINLQTSFLTPPFGFSLFYLKGAAGDMIKTSDLYKGIIPFIIIQLIALLIVLFEPKLVYLLVK
- a CDS encoding DUF72 domain-containing protein → MSIYIGTSGFIYKNWVGEFYPPDLPKSKYFDYYATYFNSLELNSTFYKIPKPTTFKSWKYKIRKLNDFKLSIKANRYITHTKKLLPTQKLNEFVELVKILEDNLGALLFQLPPSLKFDDERLENFCISLDKDIRYAIEFRNKTWYNDKTYEILKRYNVALVWHDFNQDIVFEKTADFEYVRLHGSNSKYSGSYDDEFLNSLAQKLTYAFVYFNNTDDNSAFKDALRLKKLLGEK
- a CDS encoding inositol monophosphatase family protein, coding for MFEKTIQIVKEAGEIFKEGYYKDKEIVLKGKKDLVTEYDIKVEEFLKEKLKPFNTNFIAEESIYNEKIHKTFIIDPIDGTTNYAHQVLHCAISVAYYENNREVFGIVYNPILNELFYAKKGEGAYLNGKKIEVSKNECFQRALIATGFPYSSAENEADLKWVISKLNKVLPRCQDIRRLGSAALDLCYVACGRYEGFYEINLKPWDVAAGKIIVQEAGGEVSNNFGESYNIFEDRCIVASNMKIHKNLISLLEG
- the htpX gene encoding protease HtpX; protein product: MFSFLMLIIMNIAVMASIYLSLFLIELIFGVRIDPQSVTGLAIIAVIIGFSGSIISLLMSKWMAIKSMGVRVIETPQSEAERWLVETTHKLADAAGIPRPEVGIFDGPPNAFATGPSKSNSLVAVSTSLFDLMDTKEIEGVLAHEINHIKNGDMITMTLVQGVLNSLVFFVSRIIANILAPKDDNGNPNPFAYMAISFALELLLSVFASMIAMWFSRYREYKADAGAVKIDGPYGIYYALAKLGQIPKDQVALPQEMKAFGIVGFFSELFSSHPPIPKRLENIKKVARELGYNV